From Halobacillus sp. Marseille-Q1614, the proteins below share one genomic window:
- a CDS encoding CtsR family transcriptional regulator — protein sequence MRNISDIIEEHLKKILDENHHGSIEIKRSEIAEKFQCVPSQINYVIKTRFTVEKGYIVESKRGGGGYIRIRRVQHRSESQMIDDIIKLVQPEVSQSVSLDIIDRLLENDSINEREANIMASVMEREVLAFPLPLRDELRSRILTAMLFTLKYKS from the coding sequence ATGCGGAATATATCTGACATCATTGAAGAGCATCTAAAGAAGATTTTAGATGAAAATCATCACGGAAGTATTGAAATTAAACGGAGTGAAATCGCTGAAAAATTTCAATGTGTGCCTTCTCAAATCAATTACGTGATTAAAACCCGCTTCACTGTGGAAAAGGGCTATATAGTTGAAAGTAAACGCGGAGGCGGCGGCTATATTCGAATCCGCCGTGTCCAGCATCGATCCGAGTCACAAATGATTGATGATATTATTAAGCTGGTTCAGCCGGAAGTATCTCAATCTGTTTCACTCGATATTATCGATCGTTTACTTGAAAATGATAGCATAAACGAACGTGAAGCGAATATCATGGCAAGCGTGATGGAGCGTGAGGTTCTTGCATTCCCACTTCCTCTAAGGGATGAGCTCCGTTCTCGAATTCTGACAGCGATGCTTTTCACCCTTAAGTACAAAAGCTAG
- the disA gene encoding DNA integrity scanning diadenylate cyclase DisA, whose protein sequence is MEANNDRTGDIGEMLKFVAPGTPIREGIDNVLRAKTGGLIVMGYAKEVQELVDGGFHIQSRFTPAHLYELAKMDGAIILSNEGEEILYANAQLMPDPDILSTETGMRHRTAERVAKQTGHLVIAISQRRNVITLYKGAVRYSLKDIGVILTKANQAIQTLEKYKLVLDQSITNLGAMEFENMVSFSEVIQVVHRVEMVLRIKNEILNYVNELGNEGRLIQLQLTELVSNIEEEAALLIKDYSKRAEYEPAYLLNKMQESAGTELLSDEQVLKLLGYSVHVKLSDPIYPRGYRIMNRIPRLPTVIIEHLVQRFGVLHEVMSATVKELVEVDGVGEVRAKKICEGLERIQEQLFVDRHL, encoded by the coding sequence ATGGAAGCAAACAACGATAGGACAGGCGACATCGGAGAAATGCTTAAATTTGTAGCTCCCGGCACTCCTATTCGTGAAGGGATCGACAACGTTTTACGTGCTAAAACGGGTGGTCTTATCGTTATGGGTTATGCTAAAGAAGTGCAGGAGCTGGTAGACGGCGGGTTTCATATTCAGTCCCGATTTACTCCCGCTCACCTCTATGAACTGGCCAAGATGGATGGAGCGATCATCTTAAGCAATGAAGGCGAGGAGATCCTCTACGCGAATGCTCAGCTTATGCCGGATCCGGATATTTTATCGACGGAAACAGGCATGCGGCACCGTACAGCTGAACGGGTAGCAAAGCAGACGGGGCACTTAGTGATTGCTATTTCTCAAAGAAGAAATGTCATAACCCTTTATAAAGGGGCCGTCCGGTATTCGCTTAAAGATATAGGCGTTATTCTTACAAAAGCGAATCAGGCGATTCAGACGCTTGAGAAGTATAAGCTCGTACTCGATCAAAGCATTACCAACCTTGGGGCGATGGAATTTGAAAACATGGTTTCTTTCTCGGAAGTCATTCAAGTCGTCCATCGCGTGGAAATGGTGCTGAGAATTAAAAATGAAATCTTAAACTATGTCAATGAGCTCGGTAATGAAGGCAGACTGATTCAGCTCCAGCTTACAGAGCTCGTCTCTAATATTGAAGAAGAAGCGGCATTATTGATAAAGGATTACAGCAAGCGGGCGGAATATGAACCTGCTTATCTTTTAAATAAAATGCAGGAATCAGCCGGTACAGAGCTGCTGTCTGATGAACAGGTGCTTAAATTGTTAGGCTACTCCGTCCACGTAAAGCTTTCAGACCCTATTTATCCGAGAGGCTATCGGATCATGAATCGGATTCCTCGATTGCCCACGGTAATTATCGAACATTTAGTCCAAAGGTTCGGAGTACTGCATGAAGTTATGTCGGCCACTGTCAAAGAATTAGTCGAAGTTGACGGAGTGGGTGAAGTAAGGGCTAAGAAGATCTGCGAAGGCTTAGAGCGGATACAGGAACAGCTGTTTGTTGACCGGCATTTGTAA
- a CDS encoding protein arginine kinase, whose amino-acid sequence MSLGQFMNEAISPWMNQEGPDSDIVLSSRIRLARNLQKYPFPIIAAEERLEEVLNIFKEEFAGQSFRDYKNFEVVEMSDLQPIERRVLVEKHLVSPHLIDQSKHSASLISQNEQVSIMINEEDHIRIQLYFPGFQLDRALEQASQLDDWLEEKVDYAFDENRGYLTSCPTNVGTGMRASVMMHLPALVMTQQITRMTPAINQLGLVVRGIYGEGSEALGNLFQISNQITLGKSEEDIVEDLHSVVRQLIDQERKARQTLMQRSGIQLEDRVFRSYGVLKHSRIIESKEAAKCLSDLRLGIDLGFIDDIPKTILNELMVLTQPGFLQQYAQESLTPSERDIRRASLIRERLQLEKNE is encoded by the coding sequence ATGTCACTTGGACAATTTATGAATGAAGCAATCAGCCCCTGGATGAACCAGGAAGGCCCGGACAGTGACATTGTTCTAAGCAGTCGAATTCGTCTGGCCCGTAACCTTCAGAAGTATCCGTTCCCTATCATTGCAGCAGAGGAACGCCTGGAGGAAGTACTGAACATTTTTAAAGAAGAGTTTGCGGGACAGTCATTTAGAGATTATAAGAATTTCGAAGTCGTGGAAATGAGTGATTTGCAGCCGATTGAAAGAAGAGTACTTGTGGAGAAGCATTTAGTCAGTCCGCATTTAATCGATCAATCGAAGCATTCGGCATCATTGATTTCTCAAAATGAACAAGTGTCAATCATGATAAATGAAGAAGATCACATACGAATACAGCTTTATTTTCCTGGCTTTCAGCTGGACCGGGCATTAGAACAGGCCTCTCAGTTAGATGACTGGCTTGAAGAAAAAGTGGATTATGCCTTTGATGAAAACAGAGGCTATTTAACGTCGTGCCCGACTAACGTTGGTACGGGAATGAGGGCTTCAGTGATGATGCACCTTCCTGCTTTAGTAATGACCCAGCAGATTACGCGCATGACGCCGGCAATTAACCAGCTGGGATTAGTCGTCCGCGGTATTTACGGTGAAGGAAGCGAAGCTCTTGGCAACTTGTTTCAAATTTCTAACCAGATTACGCTTGGGAAATCAGAAGAGGATATTGTGGAAGACTTGCACAGTGTGGTAAGACAACTGATTGATCAAGAAAGAAAAGCCCGTCAGACCTTAATGCAGCGGTCAGGAATCCAGCTTGAGGACAGAGTTTTTCGATCCTATGGTGTTTTGAAGCATAGTCGAATCATAGAGTCTAAAGAGGCAGCAAAATGCTTATCTGATCTTAGACTGGGAATCGATTTAGGGTTCATCGATGATATTCCAAAGACCATTTTGAATGAGCTTATGGTTTTAACACAGCCAGGGTTCCTTCAGCAATATGCACAAGAGTCTCTAACTCCGTCTGAGCGTGATATCCGTCGAGCTTCCCTGATTAGAGAAAGATTACAATTAGAAAAGAATGAATAA
- a CDS encoding PIN/TRAM domain-containing protein, whose translation MLKRIVQLFIIVTAGTIGYLYIPELFSLMDVTWQSWIQSVAGAIIGALILFLLTFWIVDYIVNFLRWVEDTLVRAPVADLLFGSLGLIVGLIIAYLINNILQDIEIKVVSQVVPIFITILLGYFGFQVGFKRKDEFLNLLTLANKKDKKSSDDESSQTVQVDPAIIPKQKILDTSVIIDGRIADICETHFLEGTVVIPQFVLEELQHIADSSDGLKRNRGRRGLDILNRLQKDLPVKVEIYEGDFEEVQEVDSKLVKLAKVMDGIVVTNDFNLNKVCEFQNVQVLNINDLANAVKPVVLPGEEMSIQVIKDGKEQKQGIGYLDDGTMIVVEEGKDYIGKTIEVIVTSVLQTSAGRMIFAKPKSLEKAL comes from the coding sequence GTGCTTAAAAGAATAGTTCAGTTATTTATTATCGTCACTGCCGGTACAATCGGTTATCTTTATATTCCCGAACTGTTTTCCTTAATGGATGTAACCTGGCAAAGCTGGATTCAATCAGTAGCTGGGGCAATTATAGGAGCACTTATTTTATTTTTATTAACTTTCTGGATTGTTGACTATATTGTCAATTTCCTAAGGTGGGTAGAGGATACACTGGTACGAGCCCCTGTGGCAGACTTGCTTTTTGGGAGCTTAGGATTAATTGTCGGTTTAATTATTGCTTATTTAATCAATAACATCCTGCAGGACATCGAAATCAAAGTCGTAAGCCAGGTTGTGCCGATTTTCATTACGATCTTATTAGGCTACTTCGGGTTTCAAGTCGGTTTTAAACGAAAAGATGAATTTTTAAATCTCTTAACACTTGCAAATAAAAAGGATAAGAAATCTTCAGATGATGAGTCTTCTCAAACTGTTCAAGTGGATCCGGCAATCATTCCAAAGCAGAAAATCTTAGATACGAGTGTCATTATTGACGGCCGTATTGCAGACATCTGTGAAACGCACTTTTTAGAAGGAACGGTTGTTATTCCGCAGTTCGTGCTGGAAGAGCTTCAACATATTGCAGATTCCTCAGATGGTCTTAAGAGAAACAGAGGCCGCCGGGGGCTGGATATTCTGAACCGTCTGCAGAAAGATCTTCCGGTCAAAGTCGAAATTTACGAAGGCGATTTTGAAGAAGTGCAGGAAGTTGACAGCAAGCTGGTGAAGCTGGCCAAGGTGATGGACGGTATTGTAGTGACAAACGACTTCAATCTGAATAAAGTGTGTGAGTTTCAGAATGTGCAGGTACTGAATATTAATGACCTTGCCAATGCAGTGAAGCCGGTCGTTTTACCAGGAGAAGAAATGTCAATCCAGGTAATCAAAGACGGGAAAGAGCAGAAGCAGGGAATTGGTTATTTAGATGATGGGACAATGATCGTCGTAGAAGAAGGTAAAGATTATATCGGAAAAACAATTGAAGTGATTGTAACGAGCGTCCTGCAGACTTCAGCGGGCCGTATGATTTTTGCTAAGCCAAAATCACTTGAAAAAGCTTTATAA
- the clpC gene encoding ATP-dependent protease ATP-binding subunit ClpC codes for MMFGRFTERAQKVLALAQEEAVRLGHNNIGTEHILLGLVSEGEGIAAKALNALGLEASKIQEEVENLIGKGEKVSQTIHYTPRAKKVIELSMDEARKLGHSYVGTEHILLGLIREGEGVAARVLNNLGVSLNKARQQVLQLLGNNESTGGGSNRRGGGGGAQAANANTPTLDSLARDLTAIAKEGNIDPVIGRSKEIERVIQVLSRRTKNNPVLVGEPGVGKTAIAEGLAQQIMNNEVPEILRDKRVMTLDMGTVVAGTKYRGEFEDRLKKVMEEIRQAGNIILFIDELHTLIGAGGAEGAIDASNILKPSLARGELQCIGATTLDEYKKYIEKDAALERRFQPIKVDEPSLEESVQILKGLRDRYEAHHRVTITDDSIESAVRFSDRYITDRFLPDKAIDLIDEAASKVRLRSYTAPPNLKELEQKLEEVRKEKDAAVQSQEFEKAASLRDSEQRLRDELDQTKDEWKEKQGQEDSEVTVEDIASIVSTWTGVPVSKMTKDESERLLQLEDTLHNRVIGQEEAVKAISKAIRRARAGLKDPKRPIGSFIFLGPTGVGKTELARALAESMFGEEDAMIRIDMSEYMEKHSTSRLVGSPPGYVGYDEGGQLTEKVRNKPYSVILLDEIEKAHPEVFNILLQVLEDGRLTDSKGRVVDFRNTVLIMTSNVGAHELKSNKYLGFSMGDEDQNYKDMKSKVTDELKKAFRPEFLNRIDETIVFHSLERRHMKDIVTLMAEQLRKRLLDQDIDFTLSEKAIEHIAKEGFDPEYGARPLRRSIQKNVEDLLSEELLKENIHKGQKVEIDLNDNKEFTVHTHQEAK; via the coding sequence ATGATGTTTGGGCGATTTACTGAAAGAGCACAAAAGGTACTAGCATTAGCGCAAGAAGAAGCGGTCCGATTAGGCCATAACAATATTGGCACTGAACACATCCTTCTTGGTCTTGTAAGTGAAGGTGAAGGCATTGCTGCAAAAGCTCTGAACGCTTTAGGATTAGAAGCCAGCAAGATCCAGGAGGAAGTTGAGAATCTAATTGGCAAAGGTGAAAAAGTATCTCAAACCATTCACTATACACCAAGAGCTAAAAAAGTAATCGAGCTTTCTATGGATGAAGCCCGCAAATTAGGCCACTCTTACGTAGGGACAGAGCACATCCTTCTTGGTTTAATTCGGGAAGGCGAAGGGGTAGCTGCCCGTGTGTTAAATAACCTCGGTGTCAGCTTAAATAAAGCGCGTCAGCAGGTTCTCCAGCTGCTTGGAAATAACGAATCAACCGGTGGAGGCAGCAACCGCAGAGGCGGTGGCGGCGGTGCACAGGCTGCTAATGCCAATACACCAACGCTTGATTCTCTAGCTCGTGATTTAACGGCGATTGCCAAAGAAGGCAACATCGATCCAGTGATCGGACGAAGCAAAGAGATCGAACGTGTGATTCAAGTATTAAGCCGCCGTACGAAAAATAACCCAGTGCTTGTCGGTGAGCCAGGTGTAGGTAAAACAGCGATCGCTGAGGGGCTTGCTCAGCAGATTATGAACAATGAAGTTCCAGAGATCCTGCGTGATAAACGCGTAATGACGCTTGATATGGGTACGGTTGTAGCAGGTACTAAATACCGTGGCGAATTCGAGGATCGTTTGAAAAAGGTTATGGAAGAAATCCGCCAGGCCGGTAATATTATCTTATTCATCGATGAGCTTCATACCTTGATCGGAGCAGGTGGAGCCGAAGGTGCGATAGATGCGTCTAACATCCTGAAACCTTCACTGGCCCGCGGTGAGCTTCAGTGTATTGGGGCAACGACTCTCGATGAGTATAAAAAATATATTGAAAAAGATGCTGCTCTTGAACGACGCTTCCAGCCAATTAAAGTTGACGAGCCATCCTTAGAAGAATCTGTTCAAATTCTTAAAGGACTGCGCGACCGTTATGAAGCGCACCACCGAGTAACGATTACGGATGATTCCATTGAGTCCGCTGTTCGTTTCTCTGACCGTTATATTACGGACCGCTTCCTGCCGGATAAAGCAATTGACTTAATTGATGAGGCTGCTTCTAAAGTACGTCTTCGTTCTTATACAGCGCCGCCAAACTTAAAAGAGCTTGAGCAGAAGCTTGAAGAAGTTCGTAAAGAGAAAGACGCTGCTGTTCAAAGCCAGGAATTTGAAAAAGCCGCTTCCTTACGGGACAGTGAGCAGCGTTTGCGTGATGAGCTTGATCAGACGAAAGACGAATGGAAAGAGAAGCAGGGTCAGGAAGATTCAGAAGTGACGGTAGAAGATATTGCTTCGATCGTATCTACCTGGACGGGAGTTCCTGTTTCTAAAATGACCAAAGATGAAAGTGAACGTCTGCTTCAGTTAGAAGATACTCTTCATAACCGTGTCATCGGCCAGGAAGAAGCGGTGAAGGCTATTTCCAAAGCGATTCGCCGGGCCCGTGCCGGTCTTAAGGATCCGAAACGGCCTATTGGTTCCTTTATCTTCTTGGGACCAACTGGTGTAGGTAAAACCGAGCTTGCCCGTGCACTGGCGGAAAGCATGTTCGGTGAGGAAGATGCGATGATTCGAATCGATATGTCTGAGTATATGGAAAAACACAGCACGTCCCGTCTTGTCGGTTCACCTCCAGGATATGTAGGCTATGATGAAGGCGGACAGCTGACAGAGAAAGTTCGAAACAAACCTTACTCTGTCATCCTGTTAGATGAAATTGAGAAGGCTCACCCTGAAGTCTTTAACATCTTGCTTCAAGTATTGGAAGACGGACGTCTTACAGATTCTAAAGGACGTGTTGTCGACTTTAGAAACACAGTCTTAATCATGACTTCAAACGTTGGGGCACATGAGCTGAAAAGCAATAAGTATCTTGGCTTCTCTATGGGTGATGAGGACCAGAACTACAAAGACATGAAGTCTAAAGTAACGGATGAGCTGAAAAAAGCATTCCGTCCGGAGTTCTTAAACCGTATTGACGAAACGATCGTCTTCCACTCTTTAGAGCGTCGCCACATGAAGGATATCGTTACACTGATGGCAGAACAATTGAGAAAGCGTCTGCTTGATCAGGATATCGACTTCACGCTCAGCGAAAAAGCGATCGAGCATATTGCGAAAGAAGGATTCGACCCAGAATACGGAGCACGTCCTCTTCGCCGCTCTATACAGAAAAACGTGGAAGACCTCTTGTCTGAAGAGCTGTTAAAAGAGAACATTCACAAAGGTCAAAAAGTAGAAATTGACCTGAATGATAACAAAGAATTTACGGTTCATACTCATCAGGAAGCGAAATAA
- a CDS encoding bifunctional 2-C-methyl-D-erythritol 4-phosphate cytidylyltransferase/2-C-methyl-D-erythritol 2,4-cyclodiphosphate synthase, which translates to MVAMINYSAIVLAAGQGKRMLAGQNKQFLMINDQPLIIHTLIIFSQDPWCEKIILVTNEKEHAQMQEVLNEYPIEKQIQLVNGGKERQDSVYAGLMALAEESDDSLVFIHDGARPFVKRDNLHKLAEVVSKEGAGLLAVPVTDTIKQKGEQLVTLDRKTLWAAQTPQGFRRTLITNAHHQAQEENFYGTDDASLVERLGEPVAVVEGSYDNIKLTTPEDLSKARSFLTDQYKGKDGGSDMFRIGQGFDVHQLTEGRPCIIGGVDIPYEKGLLGHSDADVLLHTIADACLGAIGEGDIGRHFPDTDEAFKDADSGKLLQHVWKLVNEQGFELGNLDCTVIAQAPKMAPYIEEIRSNVASLLNSDPGRINVKATTTEKLGFTGRKEGVAAQAVVLLQNSQQS; encoded by the coding sequence ATGGTAGCTATGATTAATTATTCAGCAATTGTATTAGCGGCTGGCCAGGGCAAGCGGATGCTGGCCGGGCAAAACAAACAGTTCCTCATGATTAATGATCAGCCATTGATTATACATACATTAATTATTTTCTCTCAGGATCCTTGGTGTGAGAAAATCATTCTCGTGACCAATGAAAAAGAGCATGCTCAAATGCAAGAGGTGCTTAACGAATATCCGATTGAAAAGCAGATTCAGCTCGTTAACGGCGGAAAAGAGCGACAGGACAGTGTGTATGCCGGGCTTATGGCGCTGGCAGAAGAAAGTGATGATTCGCTTGTGTTTATTCATGACGGTGCCCGCCCGTTTGTGAAAAGAGATAACCTGCACAAATTAGCAGAGGTTGTAAGCAAAGAAGGAGCCGGACTGCTGGCTGTTCCGGTAACCGATACGATTAAACAAAAGGGAGAACAGCTCGTTACGCTTGATAGAAAGACGCTGTGGGCAGCTCAGACTCCGCAGGGGTTTCGCCGCACCCTTATTACAAATGCCCATCATCAGGCGCAGGAAGAGAATTTTTACGGAACCGATGATGCTTCATTAGTGGAACGATTAGGGGAGCCTGTCGCTGTTGTGGAAGGCAGCTACGACAATATTAAGCTGACCACTCCTGAGGATTTATCAAAAGCGAGGTCTTTTTTAACAGACCAGTATAAAGGAAAGGACGGTGGTTCGGATATGTTTCGGATTGGACAAGGCTTTGATGTGCACCAGTTAACAGAGGGGCGTCCATGCATCATTGGAGGCGTAGACATTCCTTATGAAAAAGGACTGCTGGGCCACTCGGATGCTGACGTTCTCCTTCACACAATTGCAGATGCCTGTTTAGGTGCAATTGGGGAAGGAGATATCGGCAGGCACTTCCCTGATACAGATGAGGCCTTTAAGGATGCCGATTCCGGAAAGCTGTTGCAGCATGTATGGAAACTTGTAAACGAGCAAGGCTTTGAGTTAGGCAACTTAGACTGTACAGTGATCGCCCAGGCACCCAAAATGGCGCCATATATCGAAGAGATCCGCAGCAATGTAGCTTCACTGTTAAACAGTGACCCAGGCCGGATCAATGTTAAAGCGACAACAACCGAGAAACTCGGATTTACCGGACGTAAAGAAGGAGTGGCGGCACAGGCTGT
- the radA gene encoding DNA repair protein RadA, whose translation MAKRKTKFVCQECGYETPKWMGKCPGCQQWNTLVEEAAMTGSNSRHVFQTSSSGSAKPEKITQIKSEKEPRLRTDMPELNRVLGGGIVPGSLVLIGGDPGIGKSTLLLQVSAQIANKQLPVLYISGEESTRQTKLRAERLGVESDELYVLSETNLQDVLTQIDVINPKFVIIDSIQTIFKEDVTSAPGSVSQVRECTSHLMRVAKSKGIPIFIVGHVTKEGSIAGPRLLEHMVDAVLYFEGERHHTFRILRSVKNRFGSTHEMGIFEMKEKGLEEVLNPSEIFLEERSQGAAGSIIVASMEGTRPVLVEIQALISPTSFGNPRRMATGLDHNRVPLLMAVLEKRVGLLLQNQDAYLKVAGGVKLDEPAVDLAVAISIASSFRDQPSNPDDVVVGEVGLTGEIRRVSRIEQRVQEAAKLGFKRVIIPQKNLDGWTPPSGIQVIGVNTVQEAMQITLGDR comes from the coding sequence TTGGCGAAGAGAAAAACAAAGTTTGTCTGTCAGGAATGTGGATACGAAACTCCCAAGTGGATGGGTAAATGCCCGGGCTGTCAGCAGTGGAACACATTAGTGGAAGAAGCGGCGATGACCGGAAGCAATTCCCGCCACGTTTTTCAAACCAGTTCATCAGGTTCAGCAAAACCTGAAAAAATCACACAGATTAAATCAGAAAAAGAGCCGAGACTAAGAACGGATATGCCGGAATTAAACCGCGTGCTCGGGGGCGGTATCGTACCGGGGTCGCTGGTTTTAATCGGCGGTGATCCGGGTATTGGGAAGTCAACTTTATTACTTCAGGTTTCTGCTCAGATTGCGAATAAGCAATTGCCTGTTTTATATATATCAGGAGAAGAATCTACACGCCAGACGAAGCTCCGGGCGGAACGATTAGGTGTAGAATCAGACGAGCTTTACGTATTGTCTGAAACGAACCTCCAGGACGTGCTCACTCAAATCGATGTAATTAATCCTAAGTTTGTGATTATCGATTCGATTCAAACGATTTTTAAAGAGGACGTTACTTCCGCTCCAGGGAGCGTGTCACAGGTTCGTGAATGTACAAGTCATTTAATGCGTGTAGCGAAGAGTAAAGGTATTCCTATTTTCATTGTAGGTCATGTAACAAAAGAGGGGTCGATCGCAGGCCCGCGGTTACTTGAACATATGGTGGATGCTGTTTTATATTTCGAAGGAGAGAGGCACCATACATTTCGTATATTAAGAAGTGTGAAGAACCGTTTCGGGAGTACTCACGAAATGGGGATTTTTGAAATGAAGGAGAAGGGCTTAGAAGAGGTTCTGAACCCTTCGGAGATTTTTCTGGAAGAGAGGTCTCAAGGAGCAGCTGGATCGATTATAGTGGCTTCTATGGAAGGGACACGCCCTGTTTTAGTCGAGATCCAGGCGTTGATTTCTCCAACCTCGTTTGGAAACCCGCGGCGGATGGCTACAGGACTTGATCATAACCGTGTGCCCCTGCTCATGGCGGTATTGGAAAAAAGGGTCGGGCTGCTATTGCAAAATCAGGATGCTTACCTAAAAGTTGCTGGAGGCGTAAAGCTGGATGAACCAGCTGTTGATTTAGCGGTGGCCATCAGCATTGCCTCAAGTTTTCGCGATCAGCCTTCCAACCCCGATGACGTAGTTGTTGGCGAAGTGGGGCTGACGGGAGAGATCAGGCGGGTCTCCCGGATTGAACAGCGCGTTCAGGAAGCGGCTAAGCTTGGTTTTAAACGAGTCATTATACCTCAGAAGAATCTAGATGGATGGACACCTCCTTCAGGCATCCAGGTGATTGGTGTAAATACAGTACAGGAAGCTATGCAAATTACATTGGGGGATCGATAA
- a CDS encoding UvrB/UvrC motif-containing protein, translated as MDCQRCHKRPATVHLTQVINGEKSEIHVCEHCAKEKGYMNEKEDNFTLTDLLSGLFNHDHQFSFKGQQSKPYEKQSVQLKCPNCGLTYQQFAKIGKFGCADCYKTFDERLDPIFKRVHSGNAHHHGKIPKREAGHLHLKKQVDQLRAELRGMIEQEEFEQAAQLRDQIRSLEQQLHQEKGDGE; from the coding sequence ATGGATTGCCAAAGATGCCATAAGCGCCCTGCAACGGTTCATTTAACCCAGGTTATTAACGGCGAGAAATCAGAAATTCATGTGTGCGAGCACTGTGCCAAAGAAAAGGGTTATATGAATGAAAAGGAAGACAACTTTACTCTTACTGACTTATTATCCGGTTTATTTAATCACGATCATCAATTTTCATTTAAAGGTCAGCAATCTAAACCTTATGAGAAACAGTCTGTACAGCTGAAATGTCCAAACTGCGGGTTAACCTACCAGCAATTTGCGAAAATTGGAAAGTTTGGGTGTGCGGATTGTTATAAAACTTTTGATGAACGTTTGGATCCTATATTTAAGCGAGTTCATAGTGGAAATGCCCATCACCACGGGAAGATACCTAAACGAGAAGCCGGCCACCTGCACTTGAAAAAACAGGTGGACCAGCTAAGAGCAGAGCTTCGTGGGATGATTGAACAGGAAGAATTCGAACAAGCCGCTCAATTACGAGATCAGATTCGGTCCCTGGAACAACAACTTCATCAAGAGAAAGGGGATGGAGAATAA
- a CDS encoding MgtC/SapB family protein produces MDQTYMWLEDLDIFFIRLMAALVLSGIIGFERELKNHSAGFRTHILVGMGSCLMMLLSIYGFESFIEEYDNVRFDPARIPSYVISGIGFLGAGTIIVNGMTIRGLTTAASIWTVAGLGLVVGAGMYGVAIVATALVLLSLIFLNNIERKYVSHYFKNSYVVVVEDDAKVSDILTIFDDENLVVKKVEIQKGNNHRKKIFIHADRSQKYDEAGLIEKLSSIPRVVQVSSKR; encoded by the coding sequence ATGGATCAAACTTATATGTGGTTGGAGGATCTAGATATATTTTTTATAAGATTAATGGCGGCTCTAGTTTTATCAGGAATTATTGGGTTTGAACGTGAGCTGAAAAATCATTCTGCCGGTTTTCGTACCCATATCTTAGTAGGAATGGGTTCCTGTTTGATGATGCTGCTCTCCATTTATGGATTTGAATCTTTTATCGAAGAATATGATAATGTGAGGTTTGATCCTGCCCGTATCCCTTCCTATGTTATCAGTGGTATTGGTTTCTTAGGAGCAGGGACCATTATTGTAAACGGCATGACCATCCGCGGACTGACGACAGCCGCTTCAATTTGGACAGTCGCCGGACTTGGGCTGGTCGTCGGAGCCGGTATGTATGGTGTGGCAATTGTAGCCACCGCCCTTGTGCTGTTAAGTCTAATCTTCTTAAACAATATTGAAAGAAAATATGTAAGCCATTATTTTAAAAATTCGTATGTCGTGGTAGTGGAAGACGATGCGAAAGTCAGTGATATCTTAACCATTTTTGATGATGAAAACCTTGTGGTGAAAAAAGTCGAAATTCAAAAGGGGAACAACCATCGTAAAAAAATCTTTATTCACGCGGACCGCAGCCAGAAATACGACGAAGCCGGTCTAATTGAGAAGCTTTCAAGCATTCCCCGGGTAGTCCAAGTCTCTAGTAAAAGATAG